The following coding sequences lie in one Kitasatospora azatica KCTC 9699 genomic window:
- a CDS encoding AMP-dependent synthetase/ligase, with translation MRVLNTPPLAPPAPGGLADSVYETAELTPELVQLSRADGAEQWQPVSAARFRDEVLGLAKGLLARGVRFGDRVALMSRTRYEWTLFDYALWSIGAIPVPVYPTAAAEQVRWILAETEAVACVVENEDHAMTLGAVCDALPRLDGIWQLDHDCVRELTAEGAAVPEGLVHRQRLAVTAESIATVIYTSGTTGRPKGCLLTHGNFTAEADNVLAGWGEVFTNAVGEQPATLLFLPLAHVYGRMVQVAAVRGGIRLGHLAELGAETLLPALASYRPTFLHAVPYVFEKLYASARLAAETAGRGEVFAQAAETAVRWARANERKALGHGAGPGPSLRMRHLAYDRLVYQRIRATLGGRVRSVMCGGSALSRELGLFFAGAGMTVYEGYGLTETTAAITANPAGAPKFGTVGKPIPGAEVAIASDGEVWVRGGAVFGGYLNHPLCTAEALRDGWLATGDLGSLDEDGYLTITGRKKELIVTSSGKNLAPAALEERVRAHPLVAQCLVVGDNRPYIAALITLDPQALEHWQQSHQRAPVDEWTALADEDLHAEIQRAVAAANTAVSRAESIRAFRLLPGGFTVAQGLMTPSLKLRRQAIAEWYAADIEALYTP, from the coding sequence GTGCGCGTGCTGAACACCCCGCCGCTGGCGCCCCCCGCGCCGGGCGGGCTGGCCGACTCGGTCTACGAGACGGCCGAACTCACGCCCGAACTGGTCCAGTTGTCCCGCGCCGACGGCGCCGAGCAGTGGCAGCCGGTCTCCGCCGCCCGGTTCCGCGACGAGGTGCTCGGGCTGGCCAAGGGGTTACTGGCCCGCGGGGTCCGGTTCGGTGACCGGGTCGCCCTGATGTCCAGGACCAGGTACGAGTGGACGCTCTTCGACTACGCGCTCTGGTCGATCGGCGCCATCCCGGTACCGGTCTACCCCACCGCCGCCGCCGAGCAGGTGCGCTGGATCCTCGCCGAGACCGAGGCGGTGGCCTGCGTGGTGGAGAACGAGGACCACGCCATGACGCTCGGCGCGGTCTGCGACGCACTGCCCCGGCTGGACGGGATCTGGCAGCTGGACCACGACTGCGTGCGGGAGCTGACCGCCGAGGGCGCTGCGGTGCCGGAAGGCCTGGTGCACCGTCAACGGCTCGCGGTCACCGCGGAGTCCATCGCCACCGTGATCTACACCTCCGGCACCACCGGGCGCCCCAAGGGCTGCCTGCTGACCCACGGCAACTTCACCGCCGAGGCCGACAACGTGCTGGCCGGCTGGGGCGAGGTCTTCACCAACGCGGTCGGCGAGCAGCCCGCCACCCTGCTCTTCCTGCCGCTGGCCCACGTGTACGGGCGGATGGTGCAGGTGGCCGCGGTGCGCGGCGGCATCCGGCTGGGCCACCTGGCCGAGCTCGGCGCGGAAACCCTGCTGCCGGCGCTCGCCTCCTACCGCCCGACCTTCCTGCACGCCGTCCCCTATGTCTTCGAGAAGCTCTACGCCTCGGCCCGGCTCGCCGCCGAGACCGCCGGGCGCGGTGAGGTCTTCGCCCAGGCCGCCGAGACGGCGGTGCGCTGGGCCCGGGCCAACGAGCGCAAGGCGCTGGGGCACGGCGCCGGCCCGGGGCCCTCGCTGCGGATGCGGCACCTCGCCTACGACCGGCTGGTGTACCAGCGGATCAGGGCCACCCTGGGCGGGCGGGTGCGCAGCGTGATGTGCGGCGGCTCCGCGCTCAGCCGCGAGCTGGGCCTCTTCTTCGCGGGCGCCGGGATGACCGTCTACGAGGGCTACGGGCTGACCGAGACCACCGCCGCGATCACCGCCAACCCGGCCGGGGCGCCCAAGTTCGGCACCGTCGGCAAGCCGATCCCGGGCGCCGAGGTGGCGATCGCCTCCGACGGCGAGGTCTGGGTGCGCGGCGGCGCCGTCTTCGGCGGCTACCTCAACCACCCGCTGTGCACCGCCGAGGCGCTGCGCGACGGCTGGCTGGCCACCGGGGACCTCGGCTCGCTGGACGAGGACGGCTATCTGACCATCACCGGGCGCAAGAAGGAACTGATCGTCACCAGCAGCGGCAAGAACCTGGCGCCGGCCGCGCTGGAGGAGCGGGTGCGGGCCCATCCACTGGTCGCCCAGTGCCTGGTGGTGGGCGACAACCGCCCGTACATCGCGGCGCTGATCACGCTGGACCCGCAGGCCCTGGAGCACTGGCAGCAGTCGCACCAGCGGGCGCCGGTGGACGAGTGGACGGCGCTGGCCGACGAGGATCTGCACGCGGAGATCCAGCGCGCGGTGGCGGCCGCCAACACCGCCGTCTCACGGGCCGAGTCGATCCGCGCCTTCCGCCTGCTGCCGGGCGGGTTCACGGTGGCGCAGGGGCTGATGACGCCCTCGCTCAAGCTGCGCCGGCAGGCCATCGCGGAGTGGTACGCGGCGGACATCGAGGCACTCTACACCCCCTGA
- a CDS encoding polysaccharide deacetylase family protein: protein MLRRLAAVTASTAIGLLGPTVPVAHADAPPVVEPAGLEPAGLNPAGLDPAVVNLATNPGFEIPTLPLADYGSIPGWNCGAGEATVTADAHSGSAALSVTPAGAASPGQCGQTVSVRPDTTYTLSAWVNGSYVFLGATGTGHDVPPAWTASTDGGWQQLTTSFTTGADTSSVQLYLHGWYNQGGYRADDVELDGPAVDPARATWNVPTTDRVVFFTIDDGWYRTPEAARFIADHQLPITAFPLPMPSGFQPDYFQQVTAVPGSSVQDHTVSHRDLTTLSPAEQQAEICSARDIDQRIYGSTPTVFRPPYFAYNAATLQAAANCGLRTVLTATADFSFGASTVYRGGLLQPGDVVIMHFTDTLAADLQRALDAANAAGLRPAGLITYLH, encoded by the coding sequence ATGCTGCGCAGATTGGCCGCAGTCACCGCGAGCACCGCAATCGGCCTGCTGGGACCGACCGTTCCGGTCGCCCACGCCGACGCCCCGCCAGTGGTCGAACCGGCAGGGCTCGAACCGGCAGGGCTTAATCCGGCAGGGCTCGATCCGGCGGTGGTCAACCTGGCCACCAATCCCGGCTTCGAGATCCCCACCCTGCCGCTGGCCGACTACGGCTCGATCCCGGGCTGGAACTGCGGCGCCGGCGAAGCCACCGTCACCGCCGACGCGCACAGCGGCTCGGCCGCGCTGTCCGTCACCCCCGCCGGCGCGGCGAGCCCGGGCCAGTGCGGGCAGACCGTCTCGGTCCGACCCGACACCACGTACACGCTCTCCGCCTGGGTGAACGGCTCGTACGTCTTCCTCGGCGCCACCGGCACCGGGCACGACGTGCCGCCCGCCTGGACCGCGAGCACCGACGGCGGCTGGCAGCAGCTGACCACCAGCTTCACCACCGGCGCGGACACCAGCTCGGTCCAGCTCTACCTGCACGGCTGGTACAACCAGGGCGGATACCGGGCGGACGACGTGGAGTTGGACGGTCCGGCGGTGGACCCGGCCCGGGCCACCTGGAACGTGCCGACCACCGACAGGGTGGTCTTCTTCACCATCGACGACGGCTGGTACCGCACGCCGGAGGCCGCACGGTTCATCGCCGACCACCAGCTGCCGATCACCGCCTTCCCGCTGCCGATGCCCTCCGGGTTCCAGCCGGACTACTTCCAGCAGGTCACCGCCGTGCCCGGCTCCTCGGTGCAGGACCACACCGTCTCGCACCGGGACCTGACCACGCTGTCGCCGGCCGAGCAGCAGGCCGAGATCTGCAGCGCCCGCGACATCGACCAGCGGATCTACGGCAGCACGCCGACCGTCTTCCGCCCGCCGTACTTCGCCTACAACGCGGCCACCCTGCAGGCGGCGGCGAACTGCGGGCTGCGCACGGTGCTGACCGCGACCGCCGACTTCAGCTTCGGCGCCTCCACCGTCTACCGGGGCGGCCTGCTGCAGCCGGGTGATGTGGTGATCATGCACTTCACCGACACCCTGGCGGCCGATCTGCAGCGCGCCCTGGACGCGGCGAACGCGGCCGGTCTGCGGCCGGCCGGGCTGATCACCTACCTGCACTGA
- a CDS encoding sensor histidine kinase, translating to MRLRSSSIRAKIIALLLVPIVALVGLWAYATLVTTSDFWNQLNIATTYHAFGGPVDQLSRDLQDERRAAVIRLAKPRAQGVQDDYQKAQAVTDRDILLLQQRAIGSDAGKLDSTERARLQDVLKAAGQLTQLRQQVGQQGLAWEYVLGRYNDLIKPGYAFRSAFVSRQSGQLPRQGTILIELSRARDYLSQEDAAMQGLLATDAPGILQYQAVLDPMHNQQALFGVYIGELGQPDQDEYLALRGSDAWNTVDVAEHEFQAAAEPADVQHSLSAPRWQAATDRVLAGLSAENTILAGSLGDRSRSYAMGLLWRGLIAGVVGLAAIVLSLLISLRIGRGLVRELINLRNAAHELAGTRLPSVMHRLREGQSVDIAAEAPELNFGSAEIGQVGRAFNAVQRTAVQAAVEQAELRRGVSAVFVNLARRSQVLLHRQLTLLDTMERRTEDPAELEDLFKLDHLTTRMRRHAEGLIILSGGSPGRAWRKPVRMVDVVRAAVGEVEDYARVIVRPFPGTGLLGSAVADVTHLIAELVENAAVFSPPQTQVTVQGEVVAHGFALEIDDRGLGLSEQALLEINQRLEVEQAFDLADTDRLGLFVVSRLARRHGIRVSLRASPYGGTTAVVLIPRELLAEVPGGVTGPAPDGAPSAGPAVPKQRDLVAVAGGGAGRARHQRPVTGPQPAGTEASRTPGGLPRRRSGQGPVLVPAPSGNGRHRREDDEPEAGPASTAAAPAAVNPAAVDPAVDAVAGGLLPRRVRQANLAPQLKEVREPERPPAARERSPEEARAAFSSFQRGLSRGRAEPVRPQPAPPVRPAPAPPAAAPIPRRALAPSPVPPALPAAPSPAPPAPAEGPDR from the coding sequence ATGCGTCTGCGCAGCAGCTCGATCCGCGCGAAGATCATCGCGCTGCTCCTGGTGCCCATCGTGGCGTTGGTCGGCCTGTGGGCCTACGCCACGCTGGTCACCACCAGTGACTTCTGGAACCAGCTGAACATCGCCACGACCTACCACGCCTTCGGCGGACCGGTCGACCAACTCTCCCGCGACCTCCAGGACGAGCGCCGGGCCGCCGTCATCCGACTGGCCAAGCCGCGCGCCCAGGGCGTGCAGGACGACTACCAGAAGGCCCAGGCGGTCACCGACCGGGACATCCTGCTGCTGCAGCAGCGGGCCATCGGCTCGGACGCCGGCAAGCTGGACAGCACCGAACGGGCCCGACTGCAGGACGTGCTGAAGGCGGCCGGGCAACTGACCCAGCTGCGCCAGCAGGTCGGCCAGCAGGGACTGGCCTGGGAGTACGTGCTCGGCCGCTACAACGACCTGATCAAGCCCGGCTACGCCTTCCGCTCCGCCTTCGTCAGCCGCCAGTCGGGCCAGCTGCCCCGCCAGGGCACCATCCTGATCGAGCTCTCGCGGGCCCGCGACTACCTCTCGCAGGAGGACGCGGCGATGCAGGGCCTGCTCGCCACCGACGCCCCCGGCATCCTGCAGTACCAGGCGGTGCTCGACCCGATGCACAACCAGCAGGCGCTCTTCGGCGTCTACATCGGCGAGTTGGGCCAGCCCGACCAGGACGAGTACCTGGCGCTGCGCGGCAGCGACGCGTGGAACACGGTGGACGTGGCCGAGCACGAGTTCCAGGCCGCGGCCGAGCCGGCCGACGTGCAGCACAGCCTCTCCGCGCCGCGCTGGCAGGCCGCCACGGACCGGGTGCTCGCCGGCCTCAGCGCCGAGAACACCATACTGGCGGGCTCGCTCGGCGACCGGTCCCGCTCCTACGCGATGGGCCTGCTCTGGCGCGGCCTGATCGCCGGTGTGGTGGGCCTGGCGGCGATCGTGCTCTCGCTGCTGATCTCGCTGCGGATCGGGCGCGGGCTGGTCCGCGAGCTGATCAACCTGCGCAACGCCGCCCACGAACTGGCCGGCACCCGGCTGCCCTCGGTGATGCACCGGCTGCGTGAGGGCCAGTCGGTGGACATCGCCGCCGAGGCCCCCGAACTGAACTTCGGCTCCGCCGAGATCGGCCAGGTCGGCCGGGCCTTCAACGCGGTGCAGCGCACCGCCGTGCAGGCCGCCGTGGAGCAGGCCGAACTGCGGCGCGGCGTCTCGGCGGTCTTCGTCAACCTGGCCCGGCGCAGCCAGGTGCTGCTGCACCGCCAGCTGACCCTGCTGGACACCATGGAGCGACGCACCGAGGACCCGGCGGAGCTGGAGGACCTGTTCAAGCTGGACCACCTGACCACCCGTATGCGCCGGCACGCCGAGGGCCTGATCATCCTCTCCGGCGGCTCGCCCGGGCGGGCCTGGCGCAAGCCGGTGCGGATGGTGGACGTGGTCCGCGCGGCCGTCGGCGAGGTGGAGGACTACGCCCGGGTGATCGTCCGGCCGTTCCCCGGCACCGGGCTGCTCGGCAGCGCGGTCGCCGACGTCACCCACCTGATCGCCGAACTGGTGGAGAACGCGGCGGTCTTCTCGCCGCCGCAGACCCAGGTCACGGTGCAGGGCGAGGTGGTCGCGCACGGCTTCGCGCTGGAGATCGACGACCGCGGACTCGGGCTGAGCGAGCAGGCCCTGCTGGAGATCAACCAGCGCCTGGAGGTGGAGCAGGCCTTCGACCTGGCCGACACCGACCGGCTCGGGCTCTTCGTGGTCAGCCGGCTGGCCCGACGGCACGGGATCCGGGTCAGCCTGCGGGCCTCGCCGTACGGCGGCACCACCGCCGTGGTGCTGATCCCGCGCGAGCTGCTGGCCGAGGTGCCGGGCGGGGTGACCGGGCCGGCCCCGGACGGGGCGCCGAGCGCCGGGCCCGCCGTGCCCAAGCAACGCGACCTGGTGGCGGTGGCCGGCGGCGGCGCGGGCCGGGCGCGGCACCAACGGCCGGTCACCGGACCGCAGCCGGCCGGCACCGAGGCCTCCCGCACGCCCGGCGGGCTGCCCCGGCGGCGCTCCGGCCAGGGGCCGGTGCTGGTGCCGGCCCCGTCCGGCAACGGCCGGCACCGGCGCGAGGACGACGAGCCCGAGGCGGGCCCGGCCAGTACGGCCGCCGCCCCCGCTGCCGTCAACCCCGCTGCCGTCGATCCCGCCGTCGACGCGGTGGCCGGCGGGCTGCTGCCGCGCCGGGTCCGGCAGGCCAACCTGGCGCCGCAGTTGAAGGAGGTGCGGGAGCCGGAGCGGCCCCCCGCCGCGCGGGAACGCTCGCCGGAGGAGGCGCGCGCCGCCTTCAGCTCCTTCCAACGCGGCCTCAGCCGGGGCCGCGCCGAGCCGGTGCGGCCCCAGCCCGCGCCGCCCGTGCGGCCGGCGCCCGCGCCGCCGGCCGCCGCACCCATCCCCCGACGGGCGCTCGCGCCATCCCCCGTACCGCCGGCCCTGCCGGCAGCACCAAGCCCAGCACCACCCGCACCCGCGGAAGGACCTGATCGATGA